A genomic stretch from Flavobacterium nitratireducens includes:
- a CDS encoding DNA methyltransferase: MITITREDNMNLMARYPDNYFDLAIVDPPYGILNKTKRGGDHKFNMDEYSQWDVKPDDEYFNELFRVSKNQIIWGGNYFGQLWARSPYNKGFIIWDKKQPETLNNFSMAEMAWSSLDKPSKIFEFSVRKNRNKIHPTQKPVELYEWLLKMYAKQGDKILDTHLGSGTIAVACYNAGLSLTACEISETYYLSALEKIKEVVPKTAIHTNDLEAFALTFPEQKTSKNGLHKLYKEHVEQLRLFKEERAKYNAMAK, encoded by the coding sequence ATGATTACAATTACAAGAGAAGACAATATGAATTTAATGGCAAGGTATCCTGACAATTATTTTGACCTTGCCATAGTTGACCCACCTTATGGGATTTTGAACAAAACCAAACGAGGTGGAGACCATAAATTTAATATGGACGAATACAGTCAATGGGATGTAAAGCCTGATGATGAGTATTTTAATGAGCTTTTTCGTGTTTCAAAAAATCAAATCATTTGGGGAGGAAATTACTTTGGGCAACTTTGGGCAAGAAGTCCATACAATAAAGGTTTTATTATTTGGGACAAAAAACAACCTGAAACATTAAATAATTTTTCAATGGCTGAAATGGCTTGGAGTTCACTTGACAAGCCATCAAAAATTTTTGAGTTCAGCGTTAGAAAAAACAGAAACAAAATTCACCCAACACAAAAACCTGTCGAACTTTACGAATGGCTTTTGAAAATGTATGCCAAACAAGGCGACAAAATTTTAGACACACATTTAGGAAGCGGAACAATTGCTGTTGCTTGTTACAATGCGGGTTTGAGTTTAACCGCTTGTGAAATCAGTGAAACATATTATTTGAGTGCATTAGAAAAAATCAAAGAAGTTGTTCCTAAAACTGCAATTCATACCAACGATTTAGAGGCATTTGCATTGACATTTCCCGAACAAAAAACATCAAAAAACGGACTGCATAAATTGTACAAAGAACACGTTGAGCAATTACGACTTTTCAAAGAAGAAAGAGCAAAGTATAATGCAATGGCAAAATGA